A stretch of the Luteimonas sp. JM171 genome encodes the following:
- the hppD gene encoding 4-hydroxyphenylpyruvate dioxygenase, whose translation MNMQTQSQGPNLGMEVTTFENPMGINGFEFVEFAAPAGEGPRMRDYLEKLGFTAIAKHREREITLFRQGTINFLLNEQPDSFAADFAAKHGPSASGFAIRFKKKPAEVLEHVLANGGEAHDQKVETRVVDFPVIKGIGDCMLYLIDDSSDDVYADYEPLPGVDQNPKGFGLTFIDHLTHNLFLGNMQKWSDYYEKLFNFREIRYFDIKGAKTGLLSKAMTAPDGVVRIPLNESSDEKSQINEYLREYKGEGIQHIALFTDDIYETVEKMREAGIAFLDTPDTYFDVIDQRIPNHGEDVERLRRNAILIDADPETKSRKLLQIFGQNAFGPIFFEIIQRKGNEGFGEGNFQALFESIERDQMKRGVL comes from the coding sequence ATGAACATGCAGACCCAGTCCCAAGGCCCCAACCTCGGCATGGAGGTCACCACCTTCGAAAACCCGATGGGCATCAACGGCTTCGAGTTCGTCGAGTTCGCCGCGCCGGCGGGCGAGGGTCCGCGCATGCGCGACTACCTGGAGAAGCTGGGCTTCACCGCCATCGCCAAGCACCGCGAGCGCGAGATCACCCTGTTCCGCCAAGGCACCATCAACTTCCTGCTCAACGAGCAGCCGGATTCCTTTGCCGCCGACTTCGCCGCCAAGCACGGTCCGTCGGCGTCCGGCTTCGCCATCCGCTTCAAGAAGAAGCCGGCCGAGGTGCTCGAGCACGTGCTCGCCAACGGCGGGGAGGCGCACGACCAGAAGGTCGAGACCCGGGTGGTGGACTTCCCGGTGATCAAGGGCATCGGCGACTGCATGCTGTACCTGATCGACGACAGCAGCGACGACGTCTACGCCGACTACGAGCCGCTGCCGGGCGTGGACCAGAACCCCAAGGGCTTCGGGCTGACCTTCATCGACCACCTCACCCACAACCTGTTCCTGGGCAACATGCAGAAGTGGTCGGACTACTACGAGAAGCTGTTCAACTTCCGCGAGATCCGCTACTTCGACATCAAGGGCGCCAAGACCGGCCTGCTGTCCAAGGCCATGACCGCGCCCGACGGCGTGGTGCGCATCCCGCTCAACGAGTCCAGCGACGAGAAGAGCCAGATCAACGAGTACCTGCGCGAGTACAAGGGCGAGGGTATCCAGCACATCGCGCTGTTCACCGACGACATCTACGAGACGGTGGAGAAGATGCGCGAGGCGGGCATCGCCTTCCTCGACACGCCCGATACCTATTTCGACGTGATCGACCAGCGCATCCCCAACCACGGCGAGGACGTGGAGCGGCTGCGCAGGAACGCGATCCTCATCGACGCCGACCCGGAGACCAAGAGCCGCAAGCTGCTGCAGATCTTCGGCCAGAACGCGTTCGGGCCGATCTTCTTCGAGATCATCCAGCGCAAGGGCAACGAGGGCTTCGGCGAGGGCAACTTCCAGGCCCTGTTCGAGTCGATCGAGCGCGACCAGATGAAGCGCGGCGTGCTCTGA
- the hmgA gene encoding homogentisate 1,2-dioxygenase, which produces MSNRSDSSAGYMSGFGNEFATEAIAGALPVGRNSPQKVAYGLYAEQLTGTAFTAPRHANRRSWLYRIRPAAMHGPFEPFHQARLHEDFGSGPVTPDQLRWDPLPMPADSQPVDFVSGLATMAGNGGSRVGTGVGVHMYAANASMQGRFFYSADGELLIVPQLGRLRLATELGVLEVEPQEIAVIPRGLRFRVELPDGPARGYVCENYGALLKLPDLGPIGSNGLANPRDFLSPVAAYEEDEGEFELIAKFQGHLWRAEIGHSPLDVVAWHGNYAPYKYDLRRFNTIGSISFDHPDPSIFLVLHSPSDTPGTSNMDLAIFPPRWLVAQDTFRPPWFHRNVASEFMGLIHGAYDAKAEGFAPGGCSLHNCMTGHGPDAATFDKASSADLSKPDVISDTMAFMFETRAVLRPTAQALDAAHRQRDYQACWAGLRKNFASTGPGAS; this is translated from the coding sequence ATGTCCAACCGCAGCGATTCCAGCGCCGGCTACATGTCCGGCTTCGGCAACGAGTTCGCCACCGAGGCGATCGCCGGCGCGCTGCCGGTGGGTCGCAATTCGCCGCAGAAAGTCGCCTATGGCCTGTACGCGGAACAGCTCACCGGCACCGCCTTCACCGCGCCGCGGCACGCCAACCGCCGCAGCTGGCTGTACCGCATCCGGCCTGCGGCGATGCACGGGCCGTTCGAGCCGTTCCACCAGGCGCGCCTGCACGAGGACTTCGGCAGCGGCCCGGTGACGCCCGACCAGCTGCGCTGGGACCCGCTGCCGATGCCGGCCGACAGCCAGCCGGTGGATTTCGTCAGCGGCCTGGCAACCATGGCCGGCAACGGCGGCTCGCGCGTGGGCACCGGCGTGGGCGTGCACATGTACGCCGCCAACGCCTCGATGCAGGGGCGCTTCTTCTACAGCGCCGACGGCGAGCTGCTGATCGTCCCCCAGCTGGGCCGGCTGCGGCTGGCCACCGAGCTCGGGGTGCTGGAGGTGGAGCCGCAGGAGATCGCGGTGATCCCGCGCGGGCTGCGCTTCCGCGTGGAGCTGCCGGATGGGCCGGCCCGCGGTTACGTGTGCGAGAACTACGGGGCTTTGCTGAAGCTGCCCGACCTGGGCCCGATCGGCTCCAACGGCCTGGCCAACCCGCGTGACTTCCTCAGCCCGGTGGCTGCGTACGAGGAGGACGAGGGCGAATTCGAACTGATCGCCAAGTTCCAGGGTCACCTGTGGCGCGCGGAGATCGGCCACAGCCCGCTGGACGTGGTGGCCTGGCATGGCAACTACGCGCCGTACAAGTACGACCTGCGCCGCTTCAACACCATCGGCTCGATCAGCTTCGACCACCCGGATCCGTCGATCTTCCTGGTGCTGCATTCGCCCAGCGACACCCCGGGCACCAGCAACATGGACCTGGCGATCTTCCCGCCGCGCTGGCTGGTGGCCCAGGACACGTTCCGTCCGCCGTGGTTCCACCGCAACGTGGCCAGCGAGTTCATGGGCCTGATCCACGGCGCCTACGACGCCAAGGCCGAAGGCTTCGCGCCGGGCGGCTGCTCGCTGCACAACTGCATGACGGGCCACGGACCGGATGCGGCGACGTTCGACAAGGCATCCAGCGCCGACCTGTCGAAGCCGGACGTGATCAGCGACACCATGGCTTTCATGTTCGAGACCCGCGCCGTGCTCAGGCCAACGGCACAGGCCCTGGACGCGGCCCACCGCCAGCGCGACTACCAGGCCTGCTGGGCGGGACTGCGGAAGAACTTCGCCAGCACCGGGCCGGGCGCAAGCTGA
- a CDS encoding MarR family winged helix-turn-helix transcriptional regulator → MTQPDGKLRATPDEAGAPHEVLELEHFLPYRLSVVSNHISQTIANAYAERFGISITEWRVLAVLGRYPELSANGVAERTAMDKVAVSRAVARLLKTGMIERETHDSDRRRSVLRLSTAGYRIYDQVAPMALDYERRLLAGFSDAERATLARLIDRLDEASRP, encoded by the coding sequence ATGACGCAGCCTGACGGCAAGCTCCGCGCCACCCCCGACGAAGCCGGCGCCCCGCACGAAGTGCTGGAGCTTGAGCACTTCCTGCCCTACCGCCTGAGCGTGGTCTCCAACCACATCAGCCAGACCATCGCCAACGCCTACGCCGAGCGGTTCGGCATCAGCATCACGGAATGGCGGGTGCTCGCTGTGCTCGGCCGCTATCCGGAACTGTCGGCCAACGGCGTGGCCGAGCGCACCGCCATGGACAAGGTGGCCGTGAGCCGCGCCGTGGCGCGGCTGCTCAAGACCGGGATGATCGAGCGCGAGACCCACGACAGCGACCGTCGCCGTTCGGTGCTGCGCCTGAGCACCGCCGGATATCGCATCTACGACCAGGTGGCGCCGATGGCGCTGGATTACGAACGCCGCCTGCTGGCCGGTTTCAGCGACGCCGAGCGTGCGACCCTGGCCAGGCTGATCGACCGCCTCGACGAAGCGTCGAGGCCGTAG
- the trkA gene encoding Trk system potassium transporter TrkA: protein MRVIVCGAGQVGTTIARHLSAEGVSVTVIDTDPERVRLIDESHDIRGVVGHGSHPEVLRVAGAMDADMLIAVTRSDEVNMVACQVAYSLFNVKRRLARLRHSGYESRDSDGLYAAEHLPIDVIISPEAEVARSIARRLVTPGAFDIVPMAGGLVELLAMHVLDVNCPAVGERVQDIAADEDYQGLSIVALGRKGQMFIPDPGDRIEVGDDVHAIVPAERLDAAMTLFGHHERMARSVLLVGGGNVGLHLASRITRDFPGINLHIIERDRERAGHIAGTLGTRATVLLGDALDRGLLEEAQAGSKDTLVAVTNDDETNIFSSVLAKQIGCKRAITLVNKRSYEELIPSLGIRTVVSPSAVTVSTVLRHVRRGTIEALHTLREDFGEVVEVKVDEGSRLLRPPCAGLELPAGMKVGALVRDGKVVMPASDTRIQVGDHVIVLVTYANLRMAEAILGGSRRRLL from the coding sequence ATGAGGGTCATCGTCTGCGGAGCCGGACAGGTCGGGACCACGATTGCACGGCACCTGTCGGCCGAGGGCGTCAGTGTCACCGTGATCGATACGGACCCCGAACGGGTTCGCCTCATCGACGAGAGCCACGACATCCGGGGCGTCGTGGGCCACGGGTCGCATCCGGAAGTCCTGCGCGTGGCCGGGGCGATGGATGCGGACATGCTGATCGCGGTCACCCGCTCGGACGAGGTGAACATGGTCGCCTGCCAGGTGGCCTATTCGCTCTTCAACGTCAAACGCCGCCTCGCCAGGCTTCGCCACTCGGGTTACGAGTCCAGGGACTCGGACGGGTTGTATGCCGCCGAACACCTGCCCATCGACGTGATCATTTCCCCCGAGGCGGAGGTCGCCCGAAGCATCGCCCGGCGCCTGGTCACACCCGGGGCGTTCGACATCGTCCCCATGGCGGGCGGCCTGGTGGAGCTGCTGGCCATGCACGTGCTGGACGTGAACTGCCCCGCCGTGGGCGAGCGCGTCCAGGACATCGCCGCCGACGAGGACTACCAGGGCCTGTCCATCGTGGCACTTGGGCGGAAGGGACAGATGTTCATTCCAGACCCGGGAGACCGGATCGAAGTGGGCGACGACGTCCATGCGATCGTGCCCGCCGAGCGCCTGGATGCGGCGATGACGCTCTTCGGGCACCACGAGCGGATGGCCAGGAGCGTGCTGCTCGTGGGCGGCGGCAACGTGGGCCTGCACCTGGCCTCCAGGATCACCAGGGACTTCCCCGGCATCAACCTGCACATCATCGAGCGCGACAGGGAGCGCGCCGGCCATATCGCCGGCACGCTGGGCACGCGGGCCACGGTGCTGCTGGGCGACGCGCTGGATCGCGGGTTGCTCGAAGAAGCCCAGGCCGGAAGCAAAGACACCCTGGTCGCGGTCACCAACGATGACGAGACCAACATCTTCTCGTCCGTGCTTGCCAAGCAGATCGGGTGCAAGCGGGCCATCACCCTGGTCAACAAGCGCTCCTACGAGGAGCTGATTCCCAGCCTGGGGATCAGGACCGTGGTCAGCCCAAGCGCGGTCACCGTGTCGACCGTGCTCCGCCACGTGCGCCGTGGGACCATCGAGGCGCTCCACACCTTGCGCGAGGATTTCGGCGAGGTCGTCGAGGTGAAGGTGGACGAGGGTTCCAGGCTCCTCCGGCCGCCCTGCGCCGGGCTTGAGCTGCCTGCAGGAATGAAGGTCGGCGCCCTGGTCCGTGACGGGAAGGTCGTCATGCCCGCTTCCGATACCCGGATCCAGGTTGGCGACCATGTCATCGTGTTGGTGACG
- a CDS encoding DUF5362 family protein gives MDSALNDVRAIVRPLTDGKFWMKLLGVMMIISGGLQVLSIIGILWAWVPIWLGVLLFQSASAAAEASATGDVAAATRATDKLRLFFMIQGILMLIALVVVGLMFLLGGFAMLAGLSGMGSAY, from the coding sequence ATGGACAGCGCACTCAACGACGTGCGGGCGATCGTGCGCCCGCTTACCGACGGCAAGTTCTGGATGAAGCTGCTGGGGGTCATGATGATCATCAGCGGGGGGCTCCAGGTCCTGTCGATCATCGGCATCCTGTGGGCATGGGTGCCCATCTGGCTCGGCGTGCTGCTGTTCCAATCGGCGAGCGCGGCCGCGGAAGCATCCGCCACCGGTGACGTCGCGGCCGCCACCCGCGCCACCGACAAGCTGCGCCTGTTCTTCATGATCCAGGGCATCCTCATGCTGATCGCCCTGGTGGTGGTCGGGCTCATGTTCCTGCTCGGCGGCTTTGCCATGCTGGCCGGGCTGTCCGGGATGGGCAGCGCCTACTGA